In Henningerozyma blattae CBS 6284 chromosome 7, complete genome, a single genomic region encodes these proteins:
- the TBLA0G00960 gene encoding aldo/keto reductase, which produces MTFGNKGWHKWVIDDKQKSYKILKRAYDLGLRTYDTADLYSNGQSEIIILGEFLKEYNISRETVVIMTKLFAPVDDTLPDYQPTGGLHGNQTIHFANQRGLSKKHIIEACKNSLRRLGTYIDVYQVHRADPDTPMEETMRALNDVVQQGLTRYIGASSMLGTKFAEYQFIAEKNGWSKFVNMQDCYNLLYREEEREMIPYIKKHGIAQTPWSPLQRGLLSRPVEGSSYREDNDRVLKGQRLNQYEDFEIEIIKRVEEISKKRNNPMAVISTAWVLSKGTFPILGLNSVERMEDAVRALNIELTEEELKYLEEPYKPKKLVQ; this is translated from the coding sequence ATGACTTTTGGTAATAAAGGTTGGCATAAATGGGTTATAGATGACAAGCAAAAATCATACAAGATTCTAAAAAGAGCCTATGACTTGGGTTTAAGAACGTACGATACTGCTGATCTGTATAGCAATGGCCAAagtgaaattattattctaggtgaatttttaaaggaATATAACATTTCAAGAGAAACTGTAGTGATCATGACTAAACTTTTTGCTCCAGTTGATGATACATTACCCGATTATCAACCCACTGGCGGGCTACATGGGAACCAAACCATTCATTTTGCTAATCAAAGGGGTTTGTCGAAAAAGCATATTATTGAAGCTTGCAAAAACTCTCTAAGAAGATTAGGAACTTATATCGATGTTTACCAGGTACATAGAGCTGACCCAGATACACCGATGGAGGAAACGATGAGGGCTTTGAACGATGTTGTTCAGCAAGGGCTAACTAGATACATTGGAGCTTCTTCCATGCTAGGTACCAAATTTGCAGAATATCAATTTATTGCTGAGAAAAATGGCTGGTCtaaatttgttaatatGCAAGATTGTTATAACTTATTATATAGAGAAGAAGAGAGAGAAATGATTCCATATATTAAGAAGCACGGTATTGCTCAAACACCATGGTCACCATTACAAAGAGGTTTATTATCCAGACCTGTTGAAGGTTCTTCATATAGAGAGGATAATGACAGAGTTTTGAAAGGTCAAAGACTGAATCAATACGAAGATTTTGAGattgaaattatcaagCGTGTGGAAGAAATCTCCAAAAAACGAAACAACCCTATGGCAGTGATTTCTACAGCTTGGGTATTGAGTAAGGGTACTTTCCCAATTCTTGGGTTAAATTCTGTGGAAAGAATGGAAGATGCTGTTAGAGCATTGAATATCGAATTGACTGAAGAAGAgcttaaatatttggaagAACCATataaaccaaaaaaattggttcaataa
- the TBLA0G00950 gene encoding beta strand repeat-containing protein (similar to Saccharomyces cerevisiae HKR1 (YDR420W); ancestral locus Anc_5.524), translated as MKNWILFFSILFYLSILRSFAQATLFDDLNLIHFNLSNLNINIKQLLSPNTTNLRNKVDGNIDSSSDLYDTNTDTEADDPDKEDAYATGEYMAGYDPTTDTLSGSSTTSSSEYSSEQTSEFSSNKPTPTTSSISNLADITSTELSSPADFTTDTTSSTTENTTPSTTENTTPSTVENTTPSTVENTTPSTTENTTPSTVENTTPSTVENTTPSTVENTTPSTVENTTPSTVENTTPSTVENTTPSTTSTSTPTPSPTEETTDTSTTSTSPTQNDPTTSTFSSTGIPSTTEDTNTSPTTSATTHTPSTTDENVVSSTTPTTPSTDPISTTDDNIVPSTSDTETTTPSSANTDFTSDTSSSSTTYFISSSSSSTVSNTDNSATSSSDTNTDTNTNTATDTVTTPTTSSDTTTDVATSTPSDTNTDTNTNTDVATNTNTNTNTTPDVTSDTNTATDSATNITPEVTGNTDTNTAPDTNTNTNTGLDITSNTDTNTTPSTNTNTDVPTNTNTNTSPEITSNTDTNTAPGTNTNTNTGPDITSNTDTNTTPSTNTNTDVPTNTNTTPNTNTNTDVPTNTNTNTSPEITSNTDTNTAPDTHTNTNTAPQVSSTSDMPPQVSSTNDMPPQVSSTSDMPPQISSNTNIPPQVSSNTDTAPQVSSTSAMPPQVSGTSDMPPQVSSNTDTAPQVSSNTDTAPQVSSDTNTAADTAISTGLTTNAGSDADITTGITTSSNTATPSNSITNTDLAVSTNSNTATNSITNIDTSTNTNTNTASTDGTSINTDTPASASSTPATEITSSQTTDIYSELQPSSNEDMFNTYSSISSSTLYSITSGDTTTYMISSTSSSTDLPTLTQLSSLSTGDETTEQTMGKPSLSTRVPSEASPDNTLSYLTTSSSTASSSPTLEVSTPIQSTTEVTPLTSSITSSLTSISQIPDKTSNSLTIDTTEKMETASSSSATTISSTPSLALTTGTISSTLPLSTTQISSISISTPVAIEKSSTSMSITQTEQLTTSIASLSSSVHTSSLTSALEILPSTASNDTTYTVETPTNSPSASSLSPVVSVSESSISSQSESEPTLISQTSTNTDKISTESIHLSDLVTNDISSASKSSYTTLATISSFLSQNPTASSKLDAVNSIATQSNSSLISLSTSPIEQEPVTSAPINAPSAEPIQTILPSQSSSSSTIMTVRTSTPLLILPTSTDSYSNIIPNSKTYFISSVTSVGLLGLSDDIIDSSKPTIAKISTTLIATSPLQTSPSVSESLITDTNVDSSQRTTSQPSNTPLSSTFFIPSPEKPPEEPAIQGNISSSSEISTSTTISTKNQVENLNTQIANIKPSSSLGGIQESNIIGKQSQTSISSRVTSIESVNIAPISSTLNTPKQSSNADSFPNLKSNVEISNTTMTTFTPETTVALNAGLPAQESPFNSVKSIETSSFANSHSDPTSIMEAISTITPDKLQTEPLNPNANNFHTTVNSTCSSTISSQSLVYGNPAAAYPTKISSITTGPVSAHAIKETTDSTRAISDNPIGYIDTATIDGSTYSSTIKSTFTTKSVSNGSNWLPSTLVVENNPSGSANMQFNPSETFKWPRAITPENQNEKPAPVDSQLILVALDRPLNYPFLIENLVSSAQVMNYIPFILSYSLIDFSPAAPSSYSLSGTAYDISSEINSGTTTLSPVIATNKKRDVKTWQLNKMNSISQNTVSHSLIDVSFLTANQSNIEIQASSSSSTNSIASLQLQATDNKTPSQILPTKTSGNEITNSETSDITPTSSSLYPSLYPGIEVKQIIPLLIEDRDYWVAGVQVYVPNNVVDQLQAYIYDLDSILYHNPVYIARELSNFIDSSIPIVGSGKYWTAYDGNPNEENELNTSSNSEDTNGSDVEPNSDDASQNTNSLVYQDMGTLDTGTILSKKTTLETSKAWIYIVAMIFGFISLLFSILFSMTFMKFSYQFEFITKIIRPTEKIWPTKDASIGASHALKNKNILPIVHTPIMEKGEIFPSPSINDCEIVYDNNNGLAYTVDKEGNYYYHHNLTTGKDFITFNTSLQDYRKEGHDDIFIDQDGNIEIEDSHGIYDIPTSSSISHGSSIKNLDNIRKYNNQYQTEPHKYHSYSHRSILDLQLTSPDANDHNNLSLNEKTDYTTSNTGCNSDSYSNSHESDYSSGSYRDLSFSIGELEEYLYEDVMNPFEDDSLDIETDTYTTDDSMSFDYQVSSFSKDNYSINHPNSNNNNSNTNIMSVDDIDIDELDSLDQEIFRKKRFF; from the coding sequence ATGAAGAATTGGATTCTCTTTTTTTCGAtccttttttatttatcaatattacGTTCTTTTGCCCAAGCTACTTTATTCgatgatttgaatttaattcatttcaatctgtcaaatttaaatataaatattaaacaattaCTTTCCCCCAACACTACCAATTTGAGAAACAAGGTAGACGGAAATATAGACAGTTCTTCAGATTTGTATGATACAAATACAGATACTGAGGCCGACGATCCAGATAAGGAGGATGCCTATGCCACTGGTGAATATATGGCAGGTTACGATCCTACAACTGATACGCTTAGTGGTAGTTCAACAACTTCTTCAAGTGAATACTCTTCAGAACAAACTTCCGAATTTAGCTCGAATAAACCTACTCCAACTACTAGTAGTATAAGTAATCTTGCTGACATTACTTCAACCGAACTTTCTTCCCCTGCAGATTTTACCACTGATACAACGTCATCTACAACGGAAAACACTACCCCATCTACAACGGAAAACACCACTCCTTCTACAGTGGAAAACACCACTCCTTCTACAGTGGAAAACACTACCCCATCTACAACGGAAAACACCACTCCTTCTACAGTGGAAAACACCACTCCCTCTACAGTGGAAAACACCACTCCCTCTACAGTGGAAAACACCACTCCTTCTACAGTGGAAAACACCACACCATCTACAGTGGAAAACACCACTCCTTCTACAGTGGAAAACACCACACCTTCTACCACTAGTACCAGTACTCCTACCCCATCTCCTACAGAAGAAACCACCGATACCTCTACTACTAGTACTTCTCCAACGCAAAATGACCCTACTACTAGCACGTTCTCCAGTACTGGAATTCCCTCAACTACTGAAGACACAAATACATCACCTACTACTAGTGCTACTACTCATACTCCCTCAACTACAGATGAAAATGTCGTCTCTTCTACTACACCAACCACACCAAGTACTGATCCTATATCTACCACTGACGATAACATAGTACCTTCTACATCAGATACGGAAACTACTACTCCTTCAAGTGCAAATACGGATTTTACCAGCGATACTTCCTCATCTTCAACaacttattttattagtagTTCCTCATCTTCAACTGTTTCTAACACAGACAATAGTGCAACATCTTCTTCTGATACAAACACAGATACAAACACAAACACGGCTACAGATACTGTTACAACTCCAACTACCAGTTCTGATACAACTACGGACGTAGCTACAAGCACACCTTCTGATACAAACACAGATACAAATACGAATACAGACGTTGCTACTAATACCAAtactaatacaaatacaacCCCAGATGTTACTAGCGATACAAATACAGCTACAGATAGTGCTACTAATATAACTCCGGAAGTTACTGGTAATACAGACACAAACACAGCTCCTGATACAAacacaaatacaaatacagGTCTTGATATCACTAGTAATACAGATACAAATACAACACCTAGCACAAACACGAATACAGACGTCCCtactaatacaaatacCAACACATCTCCAGAAATTACTAGTAATACGGACACGAATACTGCTCCAGGTACAAACACAAATACGAATACAGGTCCTGATATCACTAGTAATACAGATACAAATACAACACCTAGCACAAACACGAATACAGACGTCCCtactaatacaaatacaacaCCTAACACAAACACGAATACAGACGTCCCtactaatacaaatacCAACACATCTCCAGAAATTACTAGTAATACGGACACGAATACTGCCCCAGATACCCATACAAACACAAACACCGCTCCACAAGTTTCTAGTACTAGTGATATGCCACCGCAAGTTTCCAGTACTAATGATATGCCACCGCAAGTTTCCAGTACTAGTGATATGCCACCACAAATTTCTAGTAATACTAATATACCACCACAAGTTTCTAGTAATACTGACACTGCTCCACAAGTTTCTAGTACTAGTGCTATGCCACCGCAAGTTTCTGGTACTAGTGATATGCCACCACAAGTTTCTAGTAATACTGACACCGCTCCACAAGTTTCTAGTAATACCGACACCGCTCCACAGGTTTCTAGTGATACAAACACAGCTGCAGATACTGCCATTAGTACAGGACTTACTACGAATGCTGGCTCAGATGCTGATATAACTACAGGTATAACTACAAGCTCGAATACAGCAACCCCTAGTAATTCTATTACTAATACAGATCTTGCTGTATCCactaattcaaatacagCCACAAATTCTATTACTAATATAGATACAAGTACTAACACAAATACAAACACTGCTTCAACTGATGGTACTAGTATTAATACAGACACACCTGCCTCTGCTTCTAGTACACCCGCAACAGAAATAACTTCAAGCCAAACTACAGACATATATTCAGAGCTTCAACCAAGTAGCAATGAAGATATGTTCAATACTTATAGTTCTATCAGCTCTAGTACACTGTATTCTATAACAAGTGGAGATACAACCACATATATGATATCATCAACATCAAGTTCAACTGACTTGCCAACTCTTACTCAACtctcatcattatcaacaGGTGATGAAACAACTGAGCAAACTATGGGTAAACCATCTCTATCGACACGTGTCCCGAGTGAGGCTTCTCCAGACAATACGCTAAGTTATCTGACTACATCATCTTCAACTGCATCTTCTTCTCCTACTTTAGAAGTTTCTACACCAATTCAATCAACTACTGAGGTTACTCCGTTGACTTCATCAATAACTTCATCTTTAACCTCAATATCACAAATACCGGATAAaacttcaaattcattaacCATTGACACCACTGAGAAAATGGAAACAGCTTCATCATCTAGCGCAACTACAATTTCTTCAACTCCTAGCTTAGCTCTAACCACTGGCACAATTTCAAGTACATTGCCACTATCCACAACACAAATTTCATCAATCTCAATTTCAACACCAGTTGCTATTGAAAAGTCCTCAACTTCAATGTCTATAACACAAACGGAACAACTAACTACTTCCATAGCAtcattatcttcatcaGTTCACACATCTTCGTTAACCTCAGCACTAGAAATACTGCCGTCTACTGCTTCGAATGATACTACATACACTGTAGAAACTCCAACAAATAGTCCATCCGCTTCTTCCTTATCACCAGTAGTCTCAGTATCTGAATCCTCAATTTCTTCTCAGTCTGAATCCGAACCTACTCTTATTTCTCAGACAAGTACTAATACAGATAAAATTTCAACAGAGAGTATACATCTCTCTGATTTGGTTACGAATGACATATCCTCAGCTAGTAAATCCAGCTATACAACCTTAGCAACCATctcttcatttttatcGCAGAATCCAACAGCTTCTTCAAAACTAGATGCAGTTAATTCCATTGCTACACAATCTAATAGCTCATTGATTTCACTATCTACATCACCTATTGAACAGGAGCCCGTCACTTCTGCTCCAATTAATGCTCCCTCTGCTGAACCTATACAAACTATATTACCTTCACAATCATCGAGCTCTTCAACTATTATGACAGTAAGAACTTCAACaccattattaattttaccaACTTCTACAGATTCATatagtaatattattccaaattcaaagacctattttatttcttcaGTCACATCAGTTGGACTCTTGGGGCTTTCCGATGATATTATTGACTCGTCTAAGCCAACTATTGCTAAAATTAGCACCACACTAATTGCGACGAGCCCATTACAAACGTCTCCTAGTGTCTCGGAGTCTTTAATTACAGATACTAATGTTGATAGTTCTCAGCGTACAACTTCTCAACCATCAAATACCCCACTTTCTTCTACATTTTTTATTCCTTCTCCTGAAAAACCACCGGAAGAACCAGCAATTCAGGGCAATATCTCTAGCTCTTCAGAAATATCTACGAGTACTACTATTTCCACAAAAAATCAAGTAGAAAATTTGAACACACAAATTGCTAACATCAAACCTTCGTCCAGCTTAGGAGGAATACaagaatcaaatattattggtaaGCAGTCACAAACATCAATTAGTTCACGTGTAACTTCTATTGAATCGGTTAATATTGCCCCTATCTCTTCTACTCTCAATACCCCTAAACAATCATCTAACGCCGATTCTTTCCCAAATCTTAAATCCAATGTAGAGATATCCAATACTACTATGACTACTTTTACGCCAGAAACTACTGTTGCTTTAAATGCAGGTCTACCTGCACAAGAATCACCTTTTAACTCAGTTAAATCAATAGAGACGTCTTCGTTTGCCAACAGTCATAGTGATCCTACATCAATCATGGAAGCGATCTCAACAATAACACCTGATAAACTTCAAACAGAACCACTGAATCCTAATGCAAACAACTTTCATACCACTGTTAATAGTACATGCAGTAGTACAATATCATCACAAAGCCTAGTTTATGGAAATCCAGCAGCTGCTTACCCTACTAAGATAAGCTCTATAACAACTGGCCCAGTGTCTGCTCATGCCATCAAGGAAACTACAGATAGTACACGTGCTATATCAGATAATCCTATTGGGTATATTGATACTGCTACTATTGACGGTTCGACTTATTCTTCAACTATTAAAAGTACATTTACTACAAAATCCGTTTCAAACGGTTCAAATTGGTTACCTAGCACCTTAGTGGTTGAAAATAATCCTTCAGGTTCCGCAAATATGCAATTTAACCCATCTGAAACATTTAAATGGCCACGTGCTATTACACCAGAGAATCAGAATGAAAAACCTGCGCCTGTTGACTCTCAACTTATTTTAGTTGCACTCGATAGACCCTTGAATTACCCTTTCTTGATTGAAAACCTAGTATCTTCTGCTCAGgtaatgaattatattcCTTTTATTCTAAGCTACTCGTTAATCGATTTCTCCCCTGCAGCCCCATCGTCCTATTCTTTGTCTGGAACAGCTTATGATATTTCTTCTGAAATCAATAGTGGTACGACAACTTTGTCACCAGTCATTgcaacaaataaaaaaagagatgTTAAAACATGGCAACTGAATAAAATGAACAGTATATCCCAAAATACTGTGTCACATAGTTTAATAGatgtttcatttttaacAGCCAATCAAagtaatattgaaatacAAGCTTCTAGTTCTAGTAGTACCAACTCTATTGCATCATTACAATTACAAGCCACGGATAATAAAACTCCTTCACAGATATTACCTACGAAGACAAGCGGTAACGAAATAACCAATTCAGAAACGTCTGATATTACACCCACAAGTAGCTCTTTATATCCATCACTATATCCGGGAATTGAAGTTAAACAGATTATTCCGTTATTAATAGAAGATAGAGATTATTGGGTTGCTGGTGTACAAGTTTATGTACCAAATAATGTTGTTGATCAACTGCAAGCATATATCTACGATTTGGATTCCATATTATATCATAATCCTGTTTATATTGCTAGAGAGTTATCCAATTTTATCGATTCTTCAATACCTATTGTTGGCTCAGGTAAATATTGGACTGCCTATGATGGTAATCCAAATGAAGAAAACGAACTTAATACTTCTAGTAATTCTGAAGATACAAATGGATCTGATGTAGAACCTAACTCTGACGATGCTTCACAAAACACTAACAGTCTAGTATACCAAGATATGGGTACTTTAGATACAGGAACTATTTTGAGTAAAAAGACAACTTTAGAAACCAGCAAAGCCTGGATCTATATTGTTGCCATGATTTTTGGATTCATTTCTTTGCTTTTCAGTATTCTATTCTCTATGACATTTATGAAATTTTCTTatcaatttgaatttatcaCCAAAATTATTCGACCAACAGAAAAAATTTGGCCAACTAAGGATGCTTCAATAGGAGCAAGCCATGcattaaagaataaaaatatattaccGATAGTACATACACCTATTATGGAAAAGGGTGAAATATTTCCCTCACCTAGTATTAATGATTGTGAAATTGTATATGACAATAATAACGGATTGGCATATACCGTAGATAAAGAAggtaattattattatcatcacaATCTAACTACTGGAAAGGATTTTATAACATTCAATACTAGCTTACAAGACTATAGAAAAGAAGGACATgatgatatatttattgatCAAGATGGTAATATTGAGATTGAAGATTCTCATGGAATATATGACATTCCTACGAGTAGTAGCATCAGTCATGGTAGTTCAATCAAGAATCTGGACAATATTcgaaaatataataatcaGTACCAAACGGAGCCACATAAATACCATTCTTACTCCCATAGGAGTATACTTGATTTACAATTGACTAGTCCTGATGCAAATGATCACAATAATCTTAGTTTAAACGAAAAAACTGATTATACCACCAGCAATACTGGCTGTAATTCAGATAGCTATTCCAATTCTCATGAATCAGATTATAGCTCTGGGTCATATAGAGATTTGTCATTTAGTATTGGTGAATTggaagaatatttatacgAAGATGTAATGAATCCATTTGAAGATGACTCTCTTGATATTGAAACAGATACTTATACCACAGATGACTCTATGTCATTTGATTATCAAGTGTCATCATTTTCCAAAGATAATTACTCTATTAACCATCCAAATTcaaacaataacaatagtAATACTAATATAATGAGCGTTGATGACATCgatattgatgaattgGATTCTCTAGATCAAGAGATTTTTCGGAAGAAGAGGTTTTTCTAA